The stretch of DNA CCTTTTTGCTGCGCACGAGGTTactacatgtactgtactattTAGCGTGTTCCAGATCGGCAGTCACGGGTCACACAGCCCGGTGGTTCCGAGGGGGAGTCGGAATGTCCGcgatgttgatggtgagggtgatggtgatgttaCTTTTTCGATATGCGTAAAAGTACTCTAACGTATTGTAGCGGTAtctggtacagtatgtatatGTACATTCTGTAATTATATGAAGGTGATGCTTGGTGATGGTTGGATCGCTGAAACTCGAGTTTGTTGTATTACAAGGTGTGATATTGTACATCATTCGAATCAGCGAGATCCCGCGAGTCAACGGAACAATATACATATATTTAAGCATTGACGGACTTTGGACGGGCTACAATTGGCCACCCTAACTCGATTCCGCAACCAGGCCggcaagtacagtatgtactgtagtataCTATCTCGCAGCCTGGCAACGTTGATAGTGCGCGATGAACCATTGCGCTGCAATAGAGGTAGCTCGTGACGCGGGGATATCTAtagaagatcaagaagcaACCGCACCGGTCAAGACGACATCGACCAATCCAACAATGAACCAGAATCTGATCTCAACTCTACCACTGGTGACACGATCAACAATGCAACTACTACGAGAGCGAAGCATTTAAGACACATCCTCGAATCGTGAGAGCGTTTAGCACACACCGACCGATGGCACAGTCAATATTGCTGCTTGTAACAACAGTCAGGCAGCCAGTACTAGCACTCGAACACCAGATCAGGGGTTTCCTCAACTGGAAGCACGATTGCCGACGTTTTCCAAGTAGATTTGCATAAATGGTGTCGTTCAACCGCGTGTGTTTGGTGCAGATTGGCTTGCCCTATGGCGGAAGAAGGTACAGTCATCTGTTTTTAATGGCGGTGATGACTACAACCTGAACTTCATCCCCCAGGGCATTGATAAATGCTGTTAGTGGCCTCTGGCTGGCCTTGGACCGGAAGCCAGTGGGGCTAGTAGTGAAACGATTGAAGCACTGGCTCCAATTGACTTCTCTTGTTTGGTGCTAAGACAGAGGACCGTTGATGCCATTGTTCTGGCAAGCTAGTGTTTTTAGAGGCAACCACGATCGATGTGCCTTTTACTTCATCGTGGGTAGACCTGtgatttcatttttttatgGTAAGAATACTGTGCCAGTTGGTCTCATTGATACCACAGGAGTCGCAATTGTGGCTAACCAGTATAATTTACCAGAATACTGGTGTATTTCTCTGAAAAGCAATAAGAAAGGCCACGTTGATGTCAATACGGCTTTCGAGGCATGGCGGCCGACCAAAAAACACTGCTTTATTGGGTCCACGTATCAGAGGTACCGGATGTACCCCGTGGCGAGTATTAATAGACGAGTTGGCGGACTCGGAGAAGACTCAGGACATGTTGAAGGGCTTCCTAAACAATACTCGAGGTCACTCTGCAATGGTCTCTCACAAGctgttggagctggaggagacgtTGGAGACTGCAAACTGATGGCCGCGCGCAGTGGATAATATAGGGTGCTTGAACGAGTTATAATTATTGCAAGTTATGGTAGGATATCGCTAGTATTGCAACTCTGACCGTCTGATAAGATCCTGATCATCaattgagcagctcgtgTGAAGTGGACTGCGACTGTTCGTATGTGGGAGGAAGATCAAGCTCAGATTCCGACTGAGATTGTTGCTGAGATCGAACTGAGTCAGTCACATGATCCTGGGATGGGTGTGAGACATTCGCACGGAAAGGGGAGGAAGATCTCATGTCGGGAATGTGATCTACAACTTGTCTCTGACTGGAGCCTTGTTCAAAAACGTCCATACCTTCGTACCCGTGACCCTGAGTGCTGCTATAGCCAGGTTGGACCTGCAAGGGGTTAATTACAAATCCCTGTGGCATACCATAGCCCAGGACAGGCAGGATGGCGTTCCGGGcttgctgctgggcctgCATCTGGATGTTCtgggcctgctgctggatctgtTGCCTGAGATCACGAGTCTGTTGCTGGACCTGCTGTTGGATATCACGTGTCTGTTGTTGAATAGCACGTGAATGCTGGTCGGTGTCATTGTTCGGGTTCTGAAAACTCGTGCCATCTAATATTGATTGATTGTTATTGTTGAAACCTGATGAAGAGTCGAAAAACTGCTCGCGGGAGTCCTGGTATCGCgacttgatctccttgtcaATGGTCATTGTGGGTGTCGGCGGTTAATACAGACAGGTGTGGGATTCCCAAATGTATGAATACAACGAACTGTATGCTTTGCTTGTCGACAAAACTGATGAATGTGAAAGGGGACTGAAAAACCTATATATATGATTATTACACCCACTTCACAAGACACCGAtaatacagtatgtacagtgcaCACATGTGTATATTCATGAAAGAGATTCCGGACCAGTAGACAACTCGTATTTATAAAACAGACATCAGCCAACTACCAGCAACGCCACATATACCCATGTGCTGACAATTGCCAGTTATTACTCGGCCAGCTATTAACTGCAGCCGAGGGGGAAGGTCCTTGCGGTGCGGCTAAGTAGCAGGAGGTTTACTGCAACCATagtagtacagtacatacagtattgtaTAGGTAGTTATAGCAACTGTAGTGCACAATTTAATTATACAGATATGGATAGGGTACGAACGCACCTTGAATGGAGTGAAGATGACAAAAACGAGTCATCGGAAATTCGATGTACCATTGCAAACGGATCTACAAAGTCAAATGGTATGGAAAAGCCACATTTTCAGTCGCGGTGTACTTAATGAAGTATgtattgaagatcataagtattattgatgtGATATAGTTAATTAACAACTTACAACCCACTTCTAGGGACACGACGTTCCGATagtagcacacaccagaagggtgtgtgcttgctcattcaccagaaaagagattctagatcagtggataaaactatctacaggatggacatctcgtctacgaccCAGCTGATTCCTCTCATTACTATGTGGTGACTTCTCATCATTATGTGAGGAATTAGCCAGGTATTACCCCACCGGGTATTACCTCcaacagtatgtactatcGATATTTAGGGCAACTATTATCTAGGATTGCCATTTTCATGTTCAATATTtcgtagctactgtatgtaaTATCATTAATCCTTAGATGAGGCGACTGGTCTATCGAAGGCAATTTGGAAGTGCATCTAAAAAGTGGGTATAAACTCCCCAGTGTTAGTTGGACCATGATTGCTCGTATGGAGGAGGGGGTTCGAGTTCAGTATCACGGCGAGTTTGTGGCTGGAATCGAGTAGCTTCGATCTCTTCAGTATATGGCTGGTATTGCGTGAGGATGTTCTTATCGCTTGGGGTTTCTCCGTCAATCACTTTGCGGTACAGTTTTTTGATCAGCTTGACTCGTCTGGATGGATAAAATGGGTTGGGGAACATTGATGGGTGGGGATATTACGGGAGGAGGGTAGTTTATATAGAGAACGAACTGGCGAACATGGTGAATTGTATGCACACAGTGCACAGCCCTGCCAACGTGACCATGAGAACATCGTGTTTCAACTGTAGGTTTTTGGGGACCTGAAAGCTCCAAATTTGAACCGTAGAGAGCTGAAATCCAGGGCTTTTGATTGGTGTTTCCAGATTCTCATAGTGTCTCGTTCTCCGTGTGAGACAGGGACTTTCGCTTAGTCCGCGACAGACAAATCAAAGTTTCAGATACCGGAGTTATTATTAGCCGACTTGCATACGAGGCTGTGGGGGAAGTTTAAATTAGGAGATACAGTAACCGAAGATAACGCAGAACAAGGGAGCTGAGCTGTGAGAACATCTGGTGGATAGAAGTACTAAACTGGGTAAATACACCGCGGCTTATTGATTGAGACAAAAATTCCGAGACTAATGTCTTTTGGTATAATCCCATCTGTTCTTATTGTGCCCAGGAAGAGCTGATTGTGGAGTCGTTTTTGTAGGTCACGACTCACACAGCCCCGCTGCATATAGCCGTGTATTCGATAGCCGCCGAGGTTGAAGAATGACCAGAAACACTCGAGAGTTGACGTTCAATGGATGACAACCTCTCGCCCATAGAAATAGTTTGTTATCCTCATGCCTAGTTCGTTCCTCTCCGGCCTTGGTTGTACTACTCTCTCGGACCTGAACTTCACCAGTATCTCTGAGGTTTATAGAACAAACCAATCGATCAGAGACAGTATAGAGAGATACGCTGAACTGTCAATGTCACGCAGTATATcactacatactgtacactcCTACAACACAGCAAATCCTACTTGAAAAATTAACAAGGTAAAATCTAATCAAATAATTTAAAATGCTACCGTTTCCAGAAAGGCTCGTTGTtcctactgtacttcaGTCTAGAGCCGCTCTAGATCACGACTCGCTTCAGCTCTGGGTGAGCTTTTTACATGACTATAACAGCTCCTTAATAGGTTCCTTTTCCACCGTCTTTGCCAGCTCCAGTGTCTCCCCTTCGACCTTTGGAGGCTCCTTCCATAGTCTCAATCTGACATTAGCAGGTAACTCCCTTCGCGCTCGTCTCACCCGCTCCTTCCACTTGAACTGCCGATCATTGTCAGAGTACAGTCTAGGTGTCTCATCCGTCTCCTGAGATGCTGCCACGTTCATAGATCCACTGGTGACCTGATCAGAAATGCTTCTCATAGTCTCAGGCTGAATCTTGCGTCTCGGAGGCAGAGGGGGGGCTCCATAGGCCGCTGTAGCAGCGATGGCAGCATTGGACGCAGCGGAGTCCGGTTTTCCAGTGTGTTCTCGGTCGACGTTCTCATCGGTCTTCTTTCCAGCAAGACCAACGGGCTTTCTaggaacaggaggaggcacTTTCTTGCCGATAGGAGAGTCCATGAGGTTTACAGGCTGAACAGGCTTGCGCGCCACTTTCATTGGTCGTTCTCGTTCATCAGCCTCCTttttgagagcagcaatTTCGACTCTAAGAAAGTCGTAGTCCAGTTCTCGGTCAGACGTAATGTCTCGAATATAGATGCCGAGAATCTGTTGGGGATAGACCTTGGCAAGTTCCACGTAGGCCTCCAGATCACCCTCTCCGGAGTCTCCAACGAGAATGAAGCGTCGCTGGGGGAAGTCTCGCAGAATCTGCTCCAAATTAAACTTCTTTCGTTCAGCAGGGGCTTCAAAAAGCTGAGACAAGACTCCAGCGTAGTCTTTCAGATGAATGGATCCTCTAGGGAAGCCGTGCATGTGCAAATACTCCTTGATGACCGGGTACAGCTGCCAGGGTGAATTCGAGACGTAATGGGTCTGAACACCCAGTCCTGACAACTTGTTGTaccactccaccactcCAGGGATACTCAGGCCGTCCAGATCCTTCACAAACACGTTCTTGATCATGGCCTTTTTGTCTCCAGTCACTCCAGTGTGTTTGATGGTGTCATCAATATCGGAAATCAGAGACACTCCCTCATATGACACATCGATGAGATCCTGCTGGACCGAATAGGGTGTGTTTCTGACATGGATTTTCATGATTGTTGGCTTGAAATCGAGCCGCAAAGCAGTTCCAAACTTACCCGAAGTGTGGGAATGCAGAGTCGTCGACGTGGCGTGCTCATTGTCGTCTATAATGGTGACATCGAGGACGGCGTTGACGAGCGGCTGAGCCACAAATGGCGCAAACCGCTCCTTCATGATTGTGTCTTCCAGGGAAGAGTCAGCGGGGAGTGATTGAGAACTGGCAGTGGAGTCCAGCGAGATGCTGCTGGCAATAGTGGTTGTTCTGCTGGAATAGATGCGACTAGCAGGGGGAGGGGGGACTCGTCTTCTACCGGCAGTAGGGGAATCACGCGAGGGAGATTCATATCCATCCCTCACGGATGAAGCACGTGAAGAAGTAGTCGATCTAGACGAAACCGACTCAGATCCGTCCAAATCAATCAAATCCGGGGTACTGGCACTCTGTGCTCCATTTCTGAACCCCCTAGTACTCATTCGGCCCTgtctctccttctcaatTTCTTCCAATGCGGCAATATCTCGTTCCAGTTTTTCCTCGGAGTTGCCACTGAGATACGATCTGACCATGTTCAGAATAAACCGGTTCTTTCGCGACGTCCATTCTCCAGGCACAGAGATGGTTCCCTTAATATCCACCTCATGGGTTCCATCAGGAAGCATTCGAGAGTAGGTGGGGTAAGCTGTGATTGTGGGTGCCAGGTTCGTCTCCGACAGATCCAACGGCTCGTTGTTCTGGGTCAATTTCTCAGCCACAAACGTTTCTGacttggtcttgatggACTGCCAGATTTTGCGCGTGTTGTATCCACTCATTCTCAGCCAGTGCTTGAAGTAGTATGGTTTTCGGGTCGCTCTGTAGTAGTACAGCAATCGGGCAATGTCTCGTCCCTTGGGCTGACCGGCCTTGTGTCGTTTCTTGCGCTCTTCGCGTTTCAGGCGCCGTTCCAACCGCTGCTGTTTGCTCCAGCGGGTGAAGATGGACTTGAAAAACCGGTAGACAAACGAGTGGCGTTTCTTGACAATGTAGGGGGCCGGAGGGGGCTGAGAGGCTGGTGTTAGAGCAGTGACGACGTTTTTCGACGGCTTCAAGCTCCGTTTGTGTTCGAACCGGAGCGCTCCTTTGGGTCTGGGGGACGCGACTACTGTGGTGGGCTTGCGTGCGGTGGTGGCAGTAACTTCTTTTTTAGCCGATAAAAAGGCGTTCTGGAGGGTCGGCGAAAAGTGTCTTTGGTGGACGAGTAACGGGCGACTGAGCGGGGCACGTGACGCGAGAGACAGCCGCGTGGATCGCGCCAAAAACATGATACCGGTGCAGCGAATCGATCGATCACAAGTTCGGTTATCCAGacacactacaagtacacttCACTTTCGGACAAGACAACAAGAGACCAGTCCAAAAAGTATAATCCACGTGTGGTGTATGTATGGATGAGATGGGAGATGGCAAGTAGAGGTCACAAGAGAGGGTCAGAAGAGCAGAGACCAAAGAGGAAAAGGGTCGTGTGGTGTCTCGCACATGATATACGACTCGAAAgctttttttctttctctttcttcGCGGCGGTTTACCCCAGTAGCGTCTCTTTGGGGGATGCTGCTATGTATCACTTGCTATTGTGCTGCCTCACTTGTATGCAGGTTGCACGGAGACACACACAGGTGGACTTTTTGGGGGTAATCTATAGAGATGTATTACATACATACAACTGCAGAAATTTATATCACGTGTCCAACAACGTATCCCCACTATCCGGCTTACTAAACATCCCGTTTAGACTCCTCCTACagcactacttgtagtacatacgagtacttgtactctcAAACAACCGTTAACAAGCTCATCTCGCACAAGCAAACTTTATTGGAAAAGGGCAGAGCAACGCAACACAGCAACAAGACGCCCAAATGGAAGTTTTAATGAGAGAAAAGGGTCGCGAACACTTGTAAATCGACATAACGTGTCCTGTCATTCCCTCTtgggtgtgtgtgtatgcTGTATAGTCATGTTGGGTTTATCCGTTTGGCGCCTCCGGCTCGATAACGAAAGCTTAAGCAGTCGAGTGTTCTAAATTCAGTTTTGCTCTTAACCTGAACAAGACAAATTCAGAGCCGCATAGATATGGAGGTTTGTTTTGGGCACTGATCAGGTGATATATTACTTGGATATTGTATTTTATGGTATCTATGTGATCGGGGAAGCTGACAGATTAGGACTATTATAAAATATGAGTTACATTTTGCAGTAAACACGAGAGGTGGTTGTTCTCAAGACACTATGAAAAGTTAtctaattttttttttgtaaCTGTCTCGAAGTCAACAAATCAAAGTAATTTTGTTTGCAATCCAAGTAAGATTTGTGACGAAACTTTGGGGGACGAAATCGTTccagaaaagaaaaaaaaaagacttTTCAGAAGCCTATTGTAAGTATCTGTGTAAGATTCAATTACGGTGTCCCCCTACGGTGTAATATAACCCCCCCTAGAACCAAACTGCCCACTCATTGTTGGGTCTCTACGCATATTCTAAACCCCATGAAGCAGCTACCATGTACACAAGTGCGCCATGTATCTCACGCCACAATTACGTAATAACAaaaatacacacacaattGTCACCCTCCTCGAGGTCCACAGATTGATTCCCcgctatatatatatatatatatatatatatatatcctAATAACCCCACTGTGTAGTCCCCAAACCCCCCATCCCAGATTCCCTCGCCACCGAATCCCACAACCCTATCGAGCTTAAACCTCCGCTTACCAAAGCTGTCGTTaaaggagatggaggtaTATGTAGCAAGTAGGGAGATGAGAGAACTCGGGATAACGGGGATGGttttgtcacgtgatgtgtCACGTGGACACGGTATTTTCTCTGTTATATGTCACGTGCATTTCCAGcaacttctccttcacACCGCAAATACCTCACACGTGCAAAATGTCTATAGAATGATAACTCTAACCtgacatcatcaccacaacacacaccacaccatGGGAATCCGACTGCGTAAAAAGAACCTGGCTGCGCTGCTGGTCGCGGCCTCGTTCATGCTGGTCATCACATGGCTGTTTCTAGCCACGTCCTGGCACGCTCTACGACACGATCCAGCGGCTGCTCTGATGCATTCCTTCGGGTCCAAGATCAGACCTCTACGATACATTGTTCTGGGCGACTCGTGGTCAGATGATGGTTCTCGCCACGTGTTCCGAACAAACGAGGGAGCCATGGACGACACAAAGCCTGCTGTCAACGACGATCAGCGGTACTGGGTGCAAAAGTCGCCTCAGGGAGGACCCAAGAAGGTGGCCATGAGCTGCCGAGGACTGGGAGGGCGATGTTCGGATGGTATTCTGTGGTCCGAGTACGTTTGTGACTCGTTGGTGAGCTGCAAGCACCACGATAACTTTGCTTACAATGGAGCCAAGCTTACTAACGATATCATGCCTGGTCCGATTCCCGATCTCAAGTCTCAGATTGACGAATTGCTGTTGTGGGAGTCCAAGCTCGATGAAGGACACGAATTGAACGTTGCCAACCTGACTGCTCAGAGATCGGAGAACCTGCCGGCCTCTGGTCTCACTTCTGGTAATGTCATCACTGTCTGGTTTGGAATCAACGACATCAAGAAATTGCTTCTGACTGCCGCCACAGAAGAGGGGGACCACAAGACCGTCAAGCAGACCGTGGCGATCCTGTTTAAGCAACTTGAACGACTTCAAAGTGCCTACAAAAACGCCAACATCATTCTCATGAACTCCGTCGACATCACTTTCACCCCTTGGTTCTCGTACCAGTTTGGAATCAACTCCAAGCGGGGCGCAGCTGCTTTGGCTGAGCTTCGAGCCGCTCGAATCGCTGAAAAGGCAGCCCTTCATGAAAAGAACAGATCCTCCAAGAACTACAAGAGAGACGAGGCGGAGACTCTCAGAGACGCAGCTGAAAATACCCATTCCGATAAGGATGCTCTCAGGgacgccgaggaggccCAGAATGAGCTCTACGAGTCcgatgaagatgatgtCGAGCCCACTCCTACTCCTACCCCCACTCCCACCCCaaagcccaagaaggcgaaaaagaagggcaagaagaagaccaagaagcccaccaagggcaaggaggCGCTTATGAACGCGCAGAAACAGGCTGGCGACGAAAAGGCCGAGAAGCAGAGCGCTGagaaggatctggaggtCCTTCGAAAGGCCGATAAGAAGGGGGCCAAGACtttcaaggacaagaactttgaggaggaggccattgctgaggagctggagccgGTGAGTGAGTCTGAACTCTCCGACGAGATCGGCTCCGAAACTGAAGCACAAAAGGCCCTCAAGGCTGTTCAGCAGTTTGATGCTCTGGAGAGAGAACGAGTCAAGCAAATGGTTGCTTCTTGGAACCAAGAGCTTGCCGAGCGTGCTCGAACGTTCAACAAGGACCACAACCGTGAGATTTTGCACGTGTTTGATGCTCAGCAGTTCGTCATGAAGAATGCCAAGTACTACCTGGTCCATGATATTGAGAGTGAGTGCATCGAGCGAATCAACCACTCCACCGAGCACTGttccaagaccaagaagggaCTCATGTACTGGGATCCTCTTCATATGCGGTCCATTCGACACAGAGAGCTGGCTGTTGAGGTCTTGTCCACTTTCTACGAGCGTGCCAAGATCCTGGATCTTTCGAAACTCGGTCTGAgtctcaagaacattgaTGTTAGTAAACTGGATGTTACCAAGCTGAAGGATCTGGATCTGACACGATTGAGAGACTACTCTGGTTTCACTAGTTTCAAGAACTACGTGACCAAGAACTGGCAAAGTGTTCCTAGTTTTTCGAAGTTGAAGGGTTATGTTATTCCCGAATAAGCTGTGAAAAACGAGTTATTGATAGCTCATGAGCGACTCGCAGAGCAGGAGGTGACTGCTGGCTGTTGGGTCCGAGAAAACACATGAACCATGACTATGTGTTGTAGACGGTAGCTGAAAGAAGTCAGCATGATCCTGCGAGACGTTGAGTCTGTGCAGGAGTGATAAAATAACTAAATAATGTTTATATTGTGTGTTTCGTTATTGGTGgcgtgtttttttgtggtCAGTAGTTGAATTCAGATGTGTTGGAGTAGTAACctaactactgtacttgctcGTTGTCAAGTAGGATCTTCTATAGTAGTACAGGAGCCAAAAAAATGTATAAAAGGAAACCAAAGCTGTACTAAGGTGACAATTCCAGACTATATCGTGCATATTACTTTCAGCAATCAGTTAGTCAATCATCCATCAAAGGTCTATTCACATGAATATATTGTAACACGTCTCTGCAGGAGATCTGGAATTATGTTCTCTCTGGCCCTCACAACCAACTGTCGCGTTTTACGAAAACGTATTGAAAGGGCCTGGATACTCATATAGGACTATAATGAGGTGGGTCACCTATTGCAGATTCGTTGGGTCTAgacctcttcttcaaagGCGCATATGTATTCTCAATCCGTCAATATATGTATTTGATGCTACAATTGTAGGTCTGCTCGCAGCTGTATCCATCCCAGTAAAATTGGAGTTGTGGAtgcaccagagagcccgTAGTAGTGCTGACTATACCAATTGAAAGCGCCGTCTCCAGAGAGTACAGCTGTGTTTTCCTCGTGGCTCAATTGCGGTTTAGTCGAATTCTATACCACTTACAATTGCACATTTCTCAGATCGACCTTTCACATCCAGGACTTGACCGCATCGTCCGCAATAATAGTTCACTAATCATAATTCTTCCTGACGAGGTCTTTTGCTCAGCCACAATAATGCGCATGTGCACGAGTACTACTTTATCTCGTAATAACTACGGATTATTACAGGGGTGTCTGTGGGAATCATGTACCTGATACTCATCAGTAGGGAGAAGGGAGCCTAGTGGAGAGAAAAGGGATTGGAAGAACGAGTGTATTAGAGTATCGTGGGATAGATTTTGATGTCTCACACTCGTCAAACGTGTTTTTGGGGTAATTCACGTTGTATTCAGATACATTCTCGTAGTGCACGATCTATCCTACAAGTCTAGAACACGTTCGGTGCTGCTACCATGGCATTAGAGTGCTGATTACGAATACGAGCAACAATGGACACGCCATTGTCctagtacagtagtgaAAGGAATGTGCCTCTTATCTAGGGGTCGGTGGATGTGAACGGCTGGTTCTTGCGATACAGAAGAGATAACAAGAAACTGACAGCGCAGGAAGATTATTCGGGTCTTTGGAGTTCCTCCAATACAAATAACGCCTCGGAACTCCTTGATCCAGCGCCTTTTTGCCGAGGCCAGGACTTGTGCCCACCATTATAAACCTCAGTCTAAACTGTACTTGCGCTTGGACGGAGACTACAAATCTATTGTCCATAAAAACCACAAGCTCATCCACACAAGCCTATTGTCTGTCACGAGTCAGACACGAGCagcatctccttctttctctACAAGCAGTCTCTTCTTGACAGGGTTGGTTGCATGGACGAGCACATCTCTGTAATAAGCTGAGACACGGAGATATGGGATCTTTGTTAATGCGACCCGGAGGTTGAGACACGGAAGTTGATGAAGGTCACTCACGACTCTTGCCCCTGAAAAAGCCACAGACCTTGGTTGTCAGACTGGCTGCAGCAGACTTGGTTGCAAAACTCGGTTGCAAAACTTGTTTGTAAACTTGCTTGTTTGTAAACTTGGTTGCAAAACTCGTTGCGAAAACATTCTGCTTATCTGAAGTCTTGAATCGTTGTCGTACGTACTTGCACATCCCATCGTATACACGTGGATATATCGGTGATACGTGGCTGCTTAGATAGACAAATAGAGCCCGACTAAAACCGTGGGGGTACAGGAAGTAGGGGTAGTGGGTATAGTAGGGTGGATGGTGGGGAATCAAACGGTGGAGATGGTTCAAGTTGGCGATTTCACGTTGATTTTTGCCGCAAAAAAATGATGACAATCGTCACTGCCATTTCCGTCAACCGAGCCCTGCTCCTGTCTCACCCACCCCACTGTCTCAGTCTCACCAGGGTCCCACTGTTCCGAGGTTTCCGAAACTCAAATCGGGACTCGGTAGAAGACTCAGATAAACCAATTCCACACGTCACATAGGCGAGGTGGCTCGCAGAATGATGACAAACCGTTTGTGTGTCTGTTCTTATCTCTTCTCTGGCGCTCCAGCGTTACTGTTGGAGTTTACTTGTATGACTTGCAAGTAGGCTATACGTACGTAGGTTGTTGCGATTAGAGTGTCTGGTGATTGTATTTGTAGGTTGATTTGAGTTGTTCATTTTAGTCGTGAACGACAGAGGTGTCTCTAGCCGAAGCTGTGGCGATGGTAGAGAGATACAAGTGGTATCAATGGATAGCCCTTGATCAGGGGATCATTCTGGTATCCTTTATGACCCTGTAAGGCCTCCCAGAAGGCGAGTAATCGACACTCCTATTTTCCATTTCCATCTACTCCATTTTCCGTCGATTGATTTTCCTTCCACTTGATTTTTCATCGACTTGATTTTTCCCAACTCCATTTTTCCATTCTAATTTCCCGATCGCCAAAAACAGCTTCCCCTTCGAACCAAGTCCTCAGACTCCTTCCAGCCATTGAACCAAATCTCCTAC from Yarrowia lipolytica chromosome 1D, complete sequence encodes:
- a CDS encoding uncharacterized protein (Compare to YALI0D02189g, weakly similar to uniprot|Q05518 Saccharomyces cerevisiae YDR348c) — translated: MTIDKEIKSRYQDSREQFFDSSSGFNNNNQSILDGTSFQNPNNDTDQHSRAIQQQTRDIQQQVQQQTRDLRQQIQQQAQNIQMQAQQQARNAILPVLGYGMPQGFVINPLQVQPGYSSTQGHGYEGMDVFEQGSSQRQVVDHIPDMRSSSPFRANVSHPSQDHVTDSVRSQQQSQSESELDLPPTYEQSQSTSHELLN
- a CDS encoding uncharacterized protein (Compare to YALI0D02233g, weakly similar to DEHA0A09471g Debaryomyces hansenii IPF 7017.1, similar to Saccharomyces cerevisiae APP1 (YNL094W); ancestral locus Anc_2.193) is translated as MFLARSTRLSLASRAPLSRPLLVHQRHFSPTLQNAFLSAKKEVTATTARKPTTVVASPRPKGALRFEHKRSLKPSKNVVTALTPASQPPPAPYIVKKRHSFVYRFFKSIFTRWSKQQRLERRLKREERKKRHKAGQPKGRDIARLLYYYRATRKPYYFKHWLRMSGYNTRKIWQSIKTKSETFVAEKLTQNNEPLDLSETNLAPTITAYPTYSRMLPDGTHEVDIKGTISVPGEWTSRKNRFILNMVRSYLSGNSEEKLERDIAALEEIEKERQGRMSTRGFRNGAQSASTPDLIDLDGSESVSSRSTTSSRASSVRDGYESPSRDSPTAGRRRVPPPPASRIYSSRTTTIASSISLDSTASSQSLPADSSLEDTIMKERFAPFVAQPLVNAVLDVTIIDDNEHATSTTLHSHTSGKFGTALRLDFKPTIMKIHVRNTPYSVQQDLIDVSYEGVSLISDIDDTIKHTGVTGDKKAMIKNVFVKDLDGLSIPGVVEWYNKLSGLGVQTHYVSNSPWQLYPVIKEYLHMHGFPRGSIHLKDYAGVLSQLFEAPAERKKFNLEQILRDFPQRRFILVGDSGEGDLEAYVELAKVYPQQILGIYIRDITSDRELDYDFLRVEIAALKKEADERERPMKVARKPVQPVNLMDSPIGKKVPPPVPRKPVGLAGKKTDENVDREHTGKPDSAASNAAIAATAAYGAPPLPPRRKIQPETMRSISDQVTSGSMNVAASQETDETPRLYSDNDRQFKWKERVRRARRELPANVRLRLWKEPPKVEGETLELAKTVEKEPIKELL
- a CDS encoding uncharacterized protein (Compare to YALI0D02255g, no similarity), giving the protein MGIRLRKKNLAALLVAASFMLVITWLFLATSWHALRHDPAAALMHSFGSKIRPLRYIVLGDSWSDDGSRHVFRTNEGAMDDTKPAVNDDQRYWVQKSPQGGPKKVAMSCRGLGGRCSDGILWSEYVCDSLVSCKHHDNFAYNGAKLTNDIMPGPIPDLKSQIDELLLWESKLDEGHELNVANLTAQRSENLPASGLTSGNVITVWFGINDIKKLLLTAATEEGDHKTVKQTVAILFKQLERLQSAYKNANIILMNSVDITFTPWFSYQFGINSKRGAAALAELRAARIAEKAALHEKNRSSKNYKRDEAETLRDAAENTHSDKDALRDAEEAQNELYESDEDDVEPTPTPTPTPTPKPKKAKKKGKKKTKKPTKGKEALMNAQKQAGDEKAEKQSAEKDLEVLRKADKKGAKTFKDKNFEEEAIAEELEPVSESELSDEIGSETEAQKALKAVQQFDALERERVKQMVASWNQELAERARTFNKDHNREILHVFDAQQFVMKNAKYYLVHDIESECIERINHSTEHCSKTKKGLMYWDPLHMRSIRHRELAVEVLSTFYERAKILDLSKLGLSLKNIDVSKLDVTKLKDLDLTRLRDYSGFTSFKNYVTKNWQSVPSFSKLKGYVIPE